From the genome of Nocardia mangyaensis:
GAGATGATCGCCGACGGTTCGTGGAAGGCCGCGCTGGAGAAGTCCTTCGCCGGTACCGGCTTCGCGGTCCCCGAGCCGCCCACTGTCGATCGCTACTGATCATCACCGCGGCGGTGGCCGGGTACGCCCGAGCCACCGCCGCGGTGTTTTCCCGCTGGCCCTTTCACACCGATCGGAGGACGCGCGTCCGTGTTCGACCTGATCTCGAGGTATGACTCCCAAATCCTCGAAGCCTTCTGGGTGACCATCAAGCTGACGTTCTTCTCGGCGATCGGCGCGCTGATCATCGGTACCGTCGTCGCCGGTATGCGAGTGTCGCCCATCCCGGTCGCGCGCTGGGTAGGCACCGCCTACGTCGCGATCTTCCGCAACACCCCCCTGACTCTGATCATCGTGTTCTGCTCGCTGGGCCTCTACACCACGCTGGGCTGGAAGCTGGCCGGTGATTCGCTGGCCGACAACAACTATCGCTGGGCCATTCTCGGATTGAGTGTCTACACAGCGGCTTTCGTGTGCGAGTCGCTGCGTTCGGGCATCAACACCGTGGCGCTCGGGCAGTCCGAGGCCGGTCGTTCGCTGGGCTTCGGCTTCTCCCAGAACCTGCGCCTGGTGGTGCTGCCGCAGGCGTTTCGCGCGGTCATCGCCCCGCTGGGCAGTGTGCTGATCGCGCTGACGAAGAACTCCACCATCGCCTCGGCGATCGGCGTCGGCGAAGCCGCCTTCCTGATGAAGGCGATGAACGAGAACGAGGCCGCGGTGCTCGCGATCGGCGCGATCTTCGCGCTCGGGTTCGTCATACTCACCCTGCCGACCGGTCTGTTCTTCGGTTGGCTGGCCAAGCGATTCGAGGTGGCGCGATGAGTGCAAGCGCTTCGGTACTGTTCGACGCGCCTGGCCCCCAGGCGCGGTTCCGGCACCGCCTCTACTCGGTCCTGGTCGTGATCGCCCTGGTCGTCGGCGGCTGGTGGTTGTTCAACGCCTTCGCCGAGAAGGACCAGTTCACCGCCGAGAAGTGGAAGCCGTTCCTCGAAGCCGACGTCTGGAAGACCTACCTGCTGCCCGGTCTCGAGGGCACCCTGGTGGCGGCAGCGATCTCGATCGTGTTCGCGGTGCTCTTCGGCATGATCTTCGGCATCCTGCGCCTGTCCGAGCACCGGTGGGTGCGCTGGACAGCGGGCGCGATCGTCGAACTCGCCCGGGCGATCCCGGTGCTGATCCTGATGATCTTCCTGTTCGCGGTGTTCGGCAG
Proteins encoded in this window:
- a CDS encoding amino acid ABC transporter permease; translation: MFDLISRYDSQILEAFWVTIKLTFFSAIGALIIGTVVAGMRVSPIPVARWVGTAYVAIFRNTPLTLIIVFCSLGLYTTLGWKLAGDSLADNNYRWAILGLSVYTAAFVCESLRSGINTVALGQSEAGRSLGFGFSQNLRLVVLPQAFRAVIAPLGSVLIALTKNSTIASAIGVGEAAFLMKAMNENEAAVLAIGAIFALGFVILTLPTGLFFGWLAKRFEVAR